The following proteins are co-located in the Hydractinia symbiolongicarpus strain clone_291-10 chromosome 7, HSymV2.1, whole genome shotgun sequence genome:
- the LOC130648745 gene encoding sodium/potassium/calcium exchanger 3-like, with product MEIIHATERIVTQRYTFGQCGEDCTVKWSSQVQQWRKCFRPDERGLILWEEGYNIQVMRSFLKTSVLPCLLLLAWSANVVISSNSTRKSSIQTKNDNLFGNVNSNTKHDSRQNGDKDINHKTLTLPQNNNLKRDKKIQNADNLKFKQVGTISKQNTTCFKPTLENFPRDLFSDKDRKNGVIALHVAISIYLFSILAMLIQAYLMGAIKTMADNFRIASDSARNTITVVASLLPEFCCSLIGIFVSKGNIGAATVIGSCAANSLLTLGVVGLLISEPVKLSWYPLWRDNIFYMVTVTILLWTSYDHELRWQECLFLVAVYLVYLLIINFNHKVERGVRRIVLIYRTGDDEQEADQELEKTPRIERRKLFERRSSKPTTFVEETIPEENSDDINGEHLDDPLDIPHDPDTISLQTEGVPDHYNSREDRISLCTEDGYTSGGGYGYHSDGGYLSERGYLSERGYHSEKGYGSINYNFDAKEGYASEGDYLFSTSPRSHDYHVTRFARHAQRVTTRMKRRLVQGSFFMTLNMDHYIDGPLSPFIVPERWYMKILWAFSIPAICVFHITIPDCRKPTWRAYYPLTILSCTVWVALLSYALVWIAVEIGYVWKVPDSVMGFAFLATGLSFSEIVATYLQTQAGHGYKAVYSIYGSNVFNITINLGLVWLIKSAIHNPYELNNGSIIFVNLCQLIIVLTPLLLQFTRWRLNKILAVVYLFLYCCFTTIVVLLEYDIIGEFNPPVCLD from the exons GTTACAATATACAAGTCATGAGAAGCTTTTTAAAGACATCAGTCTTgccatgtttgttgttgttggcaTGGTCTGCAAACGTTGTTATTTCAAGCAACAGTACAAGGAAAAGCTCAATACAAACCAAGAATGACAATCTTTTTGGTAATGTTAACAGCAACACAAAGCATGACAGTCGACAAAATGGAGACAAGGATATAAATCATAAAACACTTACATTACCACAGAACAACAACCTTAAGAGAGACAAAAAAATTCAGAATGCTGATAATCTTAAATTCAAGCAAGTTGGTACTATCAGCAAACAAAATACCACCTGCTTCAAACCAACATTAGAAAACTTCCCAAGGGACTTATTTTCCGATAAAGATCGAAAGAATGGCGTTATAGCATTGCATGTTGCAATATCTAtctatttgttttcaattttagcTATGCTAATACAAGCGTATCTGATGGGTGCCATCAAAACAATGGCAGATAACTTCCGAATTGCATCAGACTCTGCTCGAAATACCATAACTGTTGTTGCTTCCCTGTTACCAGAATTTTGTTGTTCATTGATTGGGATTTTTGTATCAAAAGGAAACATAGGAGCTGCTACTGTGATTGGTTCATGTGCAGCTAACAGTTTGCTAACACTTGGTGTTGTAGGATTACTTATCAGTGAACCCGTCAAATTAAGTTGGTACCCACTCTggcgtgacaatatattttacATGGTCACTGTGACTATATTGCTTTGGACATCATATGATCATGAGTTGAGATGGCAAGAGTGTTTGTTTCTTGTTGCagtttatttagtttatttGCTGATTATAAATTTTAATCATAAAGTGGAACGTGGTGTGCGAAGAATTGTGTTAATTTATAGAACAGGTGATGATGAGCAAGAGGCAGACCAGGAGTTAGAGAAAACTCCTAGAATAG AGCGGCGGAAACTTTTTGAGCGAAGATCATCAAAACCAACTACTTTTGTTGAAGAGACTATACCGGAAGAGAATTCAGACGACATCAACGGTGAGCATCTTGACGATCCATTGGACATACCACATGATCCTGATACAATCAGTCTGCAAACTGAAG GTGTTCCCGATCATTACAACAGTCGTGAAGATCGAATATCTCTTTGTACCGAAGATGGTTATACATCGGGCGGTGGCTATGGTTACCATTCCGACGGAGGTTATTTGTCAGAACGAGGCTACTTATCGGAAAGGGGCTATCATTCTGAAAAAGGATACGGTAGCATTAATTATAATTTCGATGCAAAGGAGGGTTACGCTTCAGAGGGAGACTACCTGTTCTCCACCTCTCCAAGAAGTCATGATTATCACGTGACCAGGTTTGCACGTCATGCGCAGCGTGTGACGACACGCATGAAGAGAAGATTAGTTCAAGGATCGTTCTTCATGACGCTCAACATGGATCATTACATTGACGGACCCTTGTCTCCGTTCATTGTCCCCGAAAGATGGTACATGAAAATCCTATGGGCGTTTAGTATACCGgctatatgtgtttttcataTCACTATACCGGATTGTCGAAAACCAACATGGCGGGCGTACTATCCGTTGACTATTTTATCGTGCACCGTATGGGTGGCTTTACTGTCTTATGCCTTGGTTTGGATAGCAGTAGAGATTGGGTATGTGTGGAAGGTACCAGACTCCGTGATGGGATTTGCTTTTCTTGCCACCGGGTTGTCGTTTTCCGAGATTGTGGCAACGTACTTGCAAACGCAGGCCGGACACGGATACAAAGCGGTATATAGCATATACGGTAGCAACGTTTTCAACATCACGATTAACTTGGGGTTAGTTTGGTTAATCAAGAGCGCCATTCACAATCCGTACGAGTTGAATAACGGGtcgattatttttgtaaatttatgtCAGCTGATTATCGTTCTCACGCCGTTGTTGTTGCAGTTCACTAGATGGCGTTTAAACAAGATTCTGGCTgttgtgtatttatttttatactgttGCTTTACAACGATTGTTGTTTTATTGGAATACGACATCATTGGAGAATTTAATCCCCCGGTTTGTCTCGATTAG
- the LOC130648748 gene encoding uncharacterized protein LOC130648748 isoform X2 — protein MDIRFHLLFVCLLFVNTGYCLRCYAGAITSRTYHVRRLECGYGKTVCLASTVTTSTLFGTITTKAYGCEKDMQSCHQTCNRIRAKSRRLFISSCNTQCCGSDLCNTSGMFG, from the exons ATGGACATAAGATTTCACCTGTTATTTGTTTGCTTGCTTTTTGTAAACACAG GATATTGTTTGAGATGCTACGCAGGTGCTATCACATCAAGAACTTACCATGTTCGTCGATTGGAATGTGGATACGGTAAAACTGTCTGTTTAGCAAGTACGGTGACAACGTCAACATTGTTCGGAACGATCACTACAAAAGCATACGGTTGTGAGAAAGACATGCAAAGTTGTCACCAAACGTGTAATCGGATTCGAGCAAAAAGTAGACGACTGTTTATCAGTTCCTGCAAT acTCAATGTTGTGGGAGCGACCTCTGCAATACATCCGGAATGTTTGGATAA
- the LOC130648748 gene encoding uncharacterized protein LOC130648748 isoform X1, which translates to MDIRFHLLFVCLLFVNTGYCLRCYAGAITSRTYHVRRLECGYGKTVCLASTVTTSTLFGTITTKAYGCEKDMQSCHQTCNRIRAKSRRLFISSCNVSRHSLSVFYTSFFKIQVFYVIQKSQGKNIFICYFFCKNETT; encoded by the exons ATGGACATAAGATTTCACCTGTTATTTGTTTGCTTGCTTTTTGTAAACACAG GATATTGTTTGAGATGCTACGCAGGTGCTATCACATCAAGAACTTACCATGTTCGTCGATTGGAATGTGGATACGGTAAAACTGTCTGTTTAGCAAGTACGGTGACAACGTCAACATTGTTCGGAACGATCACTACAAAAGCATACGGTTGTGAGAAAGACATGCAAAGTTGTCACCAAACGTGTAATCGGATTCGAGCAAAAAGTAGACGACTGTTTATCAGTTCCTGCAATGTGAGTAGACACTCGTTATCTGTATTTTATACAAGTTTTTTTAAGATTCAAGTTTTTTATGTAATCCAAAAAAGTCaaggtaaaaatattttcatatgctattttttttgtaaaaacgaaACAACTTAA
- the LOC130648747 gene encoding baculoviral IAP repeat-containing protein 5-like, with the protein MRSYSSPSFYNIGKKEELEHRMDPVDEFTMNIEKNRLVTFSDWPYEDCLCSSKKMAEAGFFHVPSENEPDLVKCFLCLKELDGWEPEDNPWKEHKRHSPKCQFIKLNKKECDWTIEDMLKLEVKRQENRAEKMISAKIEKFREEAKKVREKLEDM; encoded by the exons aTGCGTTCCTacagctctccatcgttttacaatatcggaaaaaaggag gagTTAGAACACAGAATGGATCCTGTTGATGAATTTACTAtgaatattgaaaaaaatcgcTTAGTAACATTTTCAGACTGGCCATACGAAGACTGTTTGTGTTCATCAAAAAAGATGGCAGAAGCTGGCTTTTTTCATGTTCCATCAGAAAATGAACCCGAccttgtaaaatgttttttatgtttgaaaGAACTTGATGGCTGGGAACCTGAAGACAATCCATG gAAAGAACATAAACGTCATTCGCCAAAATGTCAATTTATAAAGttgaataaaaaagaatgtgATTGGACAATTGAAGACATGTTGAAATTAGAGGTGAAAAGACAAGAGAATAGAGCT gaGAAAATGATTTCTGCAAAAATTGAGAAATTTCGTGAAGAAGCAAAAAAAGTTCGAGAAAAATTAGAAGACATGTAG
- the LOC130648779 gene encoding uncharacterized protein LOC130648779, whose amino-acid sequence MADESEDGAEPVAFKDMNDEEKSIFILSCFTQIEIAKESVYGNSSVQLDNLRSPSEVPETVVDELVDITLVRDFCSKKAYSKMAATIQEKKHAPLWKCSHCRRKIGKGRSIACDRCLVWCHFKCSKLAVKPLGDWFCDLCLHIAKRDFQQRQQQREAEKEVEDEEERERQWRREFLPLLYKNGTLDYLVQQSKLPEVNPLLLIKRSGSKYQAFYNEILAKKHPQFYQKLMRHSNIAEPTGVITNYIRMKYPCEFDIGRLSLNRIQFLLVEIIDRVNKKSDVKTINDNI is encoded by the exons ATGGCCGACGAATCAGAGGACGGTGCTGAACCAGTTGCGTTTAAAGATATGAATGATGAAGAAAAATCTATCTTCATATTATCATGTTTTACGCAAATTGAAATTGCTAAAGAATCTGTGTATGGAAACAGCTCGGTCCAATTGGATAATCTGAGATCTCCGTCTGAGGTGCCAGAAACTGTGGTGGATGAGTTGGTTGATATAACGCTAGTTAGGGATTTCTGCTCCAAAAAAGCATACAGCAAAATGGCAGCAACGATACAGGAGAAAAAACATGCGCCTTTGTGGAAATGCAGTCATTGCAGACGAAAAATTGGAAAAGGAAGATCAATTGCATGCGATCGCTGTCTTGTCTGGTGTCATTTTAAATGCTCCAAATTGGCTGTAAAACCCTTAGGGGACTGGTTTTGCGATCTATGTTTACATATTGCAAAAAGAG ATTTCCAGCAGCGTCAACAACAAAGAGAAGcag AGAAAGAAGTAGAAGACGAAGAAGAAAGGGAGAGGCAATGGAGGAGAGAGTTTTTGCCATTATTATACAAAAACGGTACCCTGGACTACCTGGTACAACAATCGAAGCTGCCTGAAGTAAATCCACTACTTCTGATTAAACGTTCTGGTAGCAAGTATCAAGCATTTTATAACGAAATACTGGCGAAAAAACATCctcaattttatcaaaaactgaTGCGTCATTCGAACATTGCAGAGCCAACTGGGGTCATCACCAATTACATTCGGATGAAGTACCCGTGCGAATTCGATATAGGGAGATTATCGTTAAACCGCATTCAGTTTTTGTTGGTGGAAATTATTGAtagagtaaataaaaaaagcgaTGTAAAGACCATAAATGATAATATATAG